cccaagatgaaccgcactttgattatcacaattcaagacgcaatagtcttgtcttttacccaactcacctaagaagtttttcaaccaaacaagctctttagaagcttctgcaatagccatatattcggcttcggtggttgataaagcaacactcttttgtagtcgagacatccaactaaccgccgtcttcccaattgtgaaaacataacccgtagtgtttTTCCCCGAATCGTcgcatccacccaaattagcatccgcataacctctaagtatgacattgcttttagagaagcacaatcccatattagaagtacctttcaaataacgaagtaaccatttaaccgcttcccaatgctctttccccggattagacatataacgacttacaactcccactgcgtgagcaatatcgggtcttgtacaaaccatggcatacataacactacccacggccgatgcatatggaaccttttccatctccattttgtcttcttccgttttaggtgattgacttttcgatagctttatcgtgctacccaaaggcatagaacgagcctttgaatttttcatgttaaacctctctacaactttctcaatatatttggattgagacaagtatagagtacccttcacacgatcacgcacaatactcatgccaagtatttgcctagcaccaccaagatctttcatctcgaactcatgggaaagtaatcCTTTCAATTTGTtgatttcggacatgttggaacctacaagtaacatgtcatcaacatacaacaataagattatataagaagacttgagtttcttcaagtagcaacagtgatccgcttcacatcttaagaaaccaatccttttcataaaatcatcaaacttcaagtaccattgccgaggtgcttgcttcaatccatacaaacttttctttagcttacaaacccacttctctttaccctttacctcaaagccctcaggttgcctcatatagatctcttcatcaaggttaccatgtaagaatgcggtcttcacatctagttgctctagatgtaagtcctcagatgcaaccatagaaagtaccaaacgaatagtagtcatcttcaccaccggtgaaaatatctcttggtagtcaactcttttcttttgttgaaagcctttaaccaccaaacgagccttgtaccttttcttgccatccaactcattcttgattcgatacacccatttactttgcaacgcccttttatcatgaggtaacttcactagtgaccaagttttattcttctcaagtgaccccatctcttctttcatggcaagctctcattgtatggattcttttgtcttccttgcctcaaagtaacttttgggttcaccattctcggtatagagcaagtagtttgctgatggagaatacctaggattaggtttgggcactctagtcgagcgtcttagtgtaggagcaaccgaaatggttggaccggtttcatttgtgtcctcctcatcactagaactcgcactatgttcagaatcatcaccgctttccgaatcatttccatcattagcattttctgacacctcaccgttaattggcaattcattgttacccgtactcccactagaacctgcaagatcatcaatagaaacatcgtcaaaagtaacatgacccggtttaggactccccgtttccggtttgccataaaccgaatcttcatcaaaggtaacatcacgagaacgaatcacttttctagcctcgttatcctaacaacgataacccatttcatccgacccgtaacctatgaaagtacacttctttgacttagcttcaagcttgtctctctccgcatctttggtcttcacataagcattacacctaaagatcctaaggtgattataactcaccttcttaccttgccattcttcctcgggaattcggaaacccaacggtgttgagggtcccctatttatcaaataagccgccgtattaaccgcatccgcccaaaacattttaggcaaaccggcatgtagtctcatactctttgccctttcatttaacgtacgattcatacgtttggcgaccccattgtgttgcggtgtctccggtaccgttttcaacattctaataccgagctttgcacaatggtctttaaactcaagactaccatattcccctccattatccgacttcaagcacttgactttcaaattagtctcattttctaccatagctttccacttcacaaatgtattaaatacatcagatttagctttaagaaaataaactcatacctttcgagtggagtcgtcaatgaaggtgacataatagcgagaacctccatgtgattctacattggttggaccaaacacatccgtatgaacaagctccaatttctccaacttaggagcatttcTCGATtttccaaaagtcaccttcttttgcttcccatatacacatggttcgcaaaacccaagttctacctttttcaaatccgaaattctcccactcgaaacaagcatcttcatacccttctcactcatatgcccgagtcttcggtgccatagagttgatttggactcaacattaactgtagcaaccaccgtgtcttcatcaaacacttcaaccatataaagagttccccttttatgtccacgagccactacacaactacccttaaccaccttccattggcggttttcaaaagtaaccgcgttaccttcatcatctaattgaccaactgaaataagtttcctttttaatttaggaatgtaccttacgtttttcaaggtacaattagagccaagagtagtcttcaatacaacatctccaatgccctctatattgagttgtttgtcgtccgccaatctcaccttgccttgatatggacgaaaattcttcatcatgcttttgacatgagtagcatgaaacgaagctcccgaatccaaaatccaagactccatagaattttcaacactacataaaagtgcatcatcactttcttcctcggtcaagttcacacctttcgccggaccatttttacaattcctttgaaagtgtcctttttgattgcaaccccaacaaacagcttcacttctatctttcgatggatacctcttcttagacttctttctacccttcttctcaccgcgatcaaatttcctaccacggttgtctgTACTTAACaaggaaccggatgtcgattcccccgaatttctcctacgagtatcttcaccaagaatcaaatcccttattccttcaaacgctagcttagtagttcccgtagagctactaactgcggtaaccgtacccgaccaactttccggtaatgatgaaagcaagattagtgcttttagttcatcatcaaacttaatctctaccgattcaagccttgaaacgatattattaaattcattgatatgatccgttgcactcgtaccttccttcatctttgtattgaacaattgacgcatgagaaataccttattagaagcggtaggtttctcatacatgttagagagtgctttcaagcaagcaaacgtcgtcttctcattcacaacgtcgtatgcaacgttcttagcaagtgagagacgaatagcgcccaaagcttgacgatccaaaagcgtccaatcggcatcgttcatgctttcAGGCTTGGTCTCTAACGAGGGTTGGTGtaacttcttttgatacaagtaatcttcaatttgcatcttccaaaagccaaagtctctcccatcgaatcggtcgactctaaactttccgtcttccgccatcgtacccaaagtcgaaaccttgagctctgataccagttgtaaggatattaggacctaaAACAACGCAAATGATTCAACAAGAttactcaccgatagtaattctacaagattactaacccacttaatgaacgaaagattataaatgcatgaaatgtaaatcgacacaagagataacgtggttatatgcaatcgttgtgattgctttagtccacggaccaactagagaatgtatttactgaatatttgtggtgtgtttacaatgagttacaagagggtctatttatagaatgatttaaggagtaagctaaaaacaattccttgaagcttcatgtgagtttcctgacagtttcatggaggctacatgtgagttttctgacagcttcgtggaagctacatgtgaatttcttcacaagttcgtggaagctacatgtgagtttcctaacaacttcgtagaagctacatgtgagtttcctgggaagcttcgtgtgagtttcctggaatcttccctctaattgtttaaagttctccatatctccaacataaCTCACATGCCACATATATCATATTAAACGCCAAAAACACTTCTAAAcactaagggtgcgtttgataaaactgaatgatttagtgctgaatggttcagaatctgaatggttcagagcctTTGAATAAAGTTTGCtttgaatgaaaataagctgtttgataatcattaaaATGAACGATATGAACCGAGtaaaactaccttattaacgtgttacattaataaaaaaatataatatacttgttagttaagtgatcatgatatgatttcaggacaatattacagaaaatttaggctcttaatggttaagagagtgtttctgctctgaatggttcagagcttaattctaaaccattcagcaccatatgtcattcagatgtcagaaacaaacgcactgaatgctgaatggttcagcattcagtgctgaaccatttcattaagaggtaaacaaacgcaccctaaaTGTGCGTTTATTTACCTCTTAATTGAATTAATGGTTCAGTAGAGCGTTTGTTTTGaaatctgaatgacatatggtgctgaatggttcaacatAAATTTTATTCACGTCAAAGGTTAATATAGAAATATTCAATCATTCACATTATTTgttcaaaataattatcaaacagGTTATTGTCATTCAGATGTAGTGCTAAATCATTCGTTTATGAAACGCACCCTAAAACTAGCAAAAGAACAAGTAGTTTTATCAAAAGTTTAATGTCACATAATTTCAAACATATATCACAGGTTGCAGTTTACATTGATACAATAGTTCACTTATAATTTTTCACAGGCAATGTTTTAACAACAATTATAAAACAATCATAACTTAGCTCGAATTCGATACACAAATGATTTTATTAGAGTTACCTGAACACACAATTACATGGTATCATCACTTGATTCTTCAACCAAGATTTCAGTCGGGGTGCGACAATCTCTAACCTTATCGTGTCCAAGTTGTGCTCGTTCATTGTCTCCGAACCCAAAAATACGACCTCGATTTGTGACCACAACAGAGTGATATAAGCCTGTGCTTACTTGAGAAATATGATGATCTTTTAAAGTGTAAAGCTTGGTTGGCTTCAACACTTTATCAGATACACCTTTATCTGGAAAACCAAGACTTCCGAATCCCATCCATCCAAATCCGTACATACTTCCGTTATCCACCAACACAAACGTCTTCCTCTTGCTTGCGCACACCTAATAAAATCATCATTACACATATGATTAAACACTGCACCAAGCCATCCAAAAAGGATGTGAAGATAGTCAGGTACACAATATAGGTGGCCTTTTCAACCCATACACTTATGATGAATAGGTTGATTACTTGATTTCGGATGTGTTTTCTCTCAAACAAGTCCTATTAAAAGGTTAGCTAAAAGGGAAATGGATCAAACAAGTTGAAAGTAGCGCACTAAAGTCAATTTAATGCATAAAAGTATCTAAAGTTGTATTAATTAAGCGTTTAGATTATTATCTTAATGATATTAATTGGTCATTAAACTAAAGTTGTATTAATTGGTAATCAAACTAAAGCATAAAAGTATCTAAGTTGTACTCCCTTCGTTCCAATTTTATTGTCCAGTATTTTTTTTCAtattgtcccaaattaattgttcactttcATAAATAGTTAAGAATGTTGTGGTGAAGTTATTTTATACCACTGTATGCATGTAAACAAAAAGATAGTTAAAAAGCAACAGTCAGAAATTTAACAAAATATACAATATGATGATATTTTTTAAGTCTTTTTTGTCTAAACAGTAAAATTGGGACAGATGGAGTATTAATATATTCCGAAAGATGTACCCGTCTTGCCATCTCAAGTAAATATGTTCCAAGAAAATGTGAACACGTCACATAAGTTTTTATATTCGTGTTCATTCAATAAAGATAGTTCCTTTGATCATTGATTATGATCATATCACATGAAAACATTATAATAACGAATAATAATAAACCTGAACAGCTCGGTGATTCTTGAGGCCAATCAAGAGCTCGGGGGTCGTTTTGTCAATCTCATCTCCATGGCCAAGTGCACCACAGTAGCCTTTTCCCCATGTGTAAACCTGCAATTCATTTATCAAACAAATCagaaacttcaaaaaaaaaaaaaaataaaaaaaaaaaaaaaaaaataataaaagaaaataaaaaataaattaaaaaaaagagCTATTTGGTAATTAAAGAATTTACATATCCATTAGAATCGAGTGCAACCACATGTTCATCACCAGCAGAAACACGAACCACGTGGATACCTTTTCTCCTGAACCACAAAAGTGGTCTAGGTCTAGGTTCACTGTGCTGTTCACCATGACCCAAACAGAAATTGGTTCCAGACCCAAACGAATAAACGGTTCCATCACTAGTGACAGCAAGTGCATAACTTGGACCAGCAGCAATATGTACAACTGGACCAGCGTTCACAAGTGATTCCACTAGTTTCGGTGTTGGTCTATCCAATGTGTCACCATGGCCTAGTTGACCATTTGTGTTGGTCCCACATGTGTATACTTGACCTTCAATTGTTAGAAATACGGTAAAGCTAACCCCCGTAGCAACCTTCTTGCAAGTCACTTCCTTTAATGCTTCAACAAGCCGAGGCTTGAATATTGGACGGTTAGTATCACTATGCCCACAACAGAAAGACGAATTGTCACCACATGTGAAAACCTACAAAAATTTAATGTCAAAATTGTGGAATCGTTAATTACGTATCAGATAATCTCATAATCAGTAGTAACAAAACGGGCTGCAGGATACAGATATATGTTTGCAGGATAACTGATTTAACTAATTTTTAGTGTTATGAGGATGAATTTTGATATAAAATAACTCCGAAcactaaaacttattatttatgaCTGGAAACACAATGATAACATATTCAATTTCctaattttaatataatacaatagaTAGAGTTGTATGCAAACCTCTCCAGATTGTGTGACAAAAGCAGCATGATTATGCGAGGCAGAAACATGTGTCACGTGAGCAGGATACGGAAACTTAATCGGTGTAAATGATACACATTGTGTTGTTTCGGGCCCATGACCAAGAACACCACACAAACTTGAACCACACGAGTAAACCGTTGAGTCTTTTACCAATAAAGTGTGATACCTTCCACTCCTAATTTGCATCTGCTAGCCATTATCAAAAAATCAGTAACCTACTAGATAATTTGACTCATATACTAGTACAGTAATACTtcatatcatatatataattataatatatgcacaaaaattataaataaattgtTAGAAAAAAATTATAAGAAAACATACATTGCCTGAAGAGGTTTGAACAACATCTGAAGACTGGTGCACAGATTGCAAGAACCTCAAAACTCTTTTCCAATTTCCACCACATCTACCCAAAAGCTCATCTTGAGCTCTATGACTCAAAGACACATAAACAGGATGTGACCCACATGATTGAAAAGCAGCAAATTCAGCCAAAGATTTTGAATTTTGAGAAACCAATCCATGTTTACCTCCAAAAAGTTTATTACTTAGTTCCAAACACACAAGATCCACACCACCCAGTCCACCCCCAGAAGTCAAAATTTCAAGAATCAAATGTAAAGGCAAGTCATCAAACCTAGCTGACCTTAACCCATCACCACCCATTTCAAAACCCCTTTTCAAAATCGAAAAAGATCAGATTTTTAGACGGAATTTGATGAAATTTGAACAAGAAAATGGATCAAAGTATATGGGGTGTAAGAAATTGGACGACTTTATTGGTTGAGATTCGAAACTAAACATCAGAAATTGAAATTGAATTGGAAATCAAGAAAATTAAGGGAGCGGATATGTGGTTAATTAGTAATGGGAAAACATGTTTTTGAAAAAATGGGGGTTTCGGTTGTTATTATTAATGCGAAAATTGatcactttctctctctagatataTTAAATTACTTCTAGTAGCGAAGAAAAAAGTAGAGAGAAAGAAAGGGCCGGTTCCGTGGGCTTGGTAGAGTTAGTGGTGTTAAACACTCTGTCTTGTACACGTGTAGGGTTTTGATAGGTTTTGATGTTAACATAAATATGGAAATTGATGTCAGATTGGCACTATCAAACATCATGTTGTACGCTACTTTTTTTCCTTCCCTAGCAAGTTTGTTTCATTACTTCGTCTCATTTGTGTACTTTTTTTTAATGCACGTCAGAGTTATTAACGGTGTTTGAACGTGATATCGGAACTCACAAACCCGATCATTTCTCTTTACGAACTATATACAGCCCAACCGCTCCTTAAGAAGAAATACTACGACAAATTCATACGGGCATTGTGTGTGATAAAACTCCCTCAGGTGAGTCTCAAACGAATAGACGTCCTAAACATTCGAAGGTCATGAAATGAGCTAGTAAAACCCAAGCGAATTAATTTAGCAGCATATGAGAGTTGACCCCTAACATCTTTATGAAAGTCATATCATAATCAATGCACCAATACCCTCTGGTTCTCTTTTGTATACTATTCACCGTTATGGGATTGAATCATTTTTATATAAGATAAAAGATTTAATAATCATTATAGTAGCTTTCAAGCGATTTTTTTTAGAGGCAACGGAGTTCTTGGTTGGCGTTTTTCTTAACCTTTGCTGCTACATGTTTGCTTTTATTTCTTCAAATCTGGCTTTTTAAGGGGGTTTAAGCTATAAATAGGTCGTATACTTTTCTTTTTGTCCCATTATTGACTATGTGCCCAAAAAACTCTCAATGtcggctatatactttcaaaaagtgtcaaCTCATATGCCACGTCATTAATTACTTTTGTTGCAGGTACAAAAAAAAAGTGGTTtatattggtacactttttgaatgtATATAGCCGACACTGAGAGTTTTTGGGGTATATTGCCTACAATGGGACAAAAaagaaagtatatgacctatttatAGCTTAAACCCTTTTTAAGACAAAAGCACACACACCACTACACGAATtaatcacgatatatatatatatatatatatatatatatatatatatatatatatataggggcggaGGGAGGGGGTCAAGTGGGGTCAGCCGCCCCCGACGATTTTgaaattttagtgtaaattttttcggtttttcgattttgccccaggtgaattttttttattttcccaaacccttcatattttgccccaaaaccgtcATATTTTGCCataaaaccttcgtattttgctcaaaagtctctaaattttgctcaaaaaactctatattttgccacaaaacttttatattttgtcaaaaaaaatccttacgttttaaattttttttccccTGGTGAAATTTTTTTCTGGATCCgccacagtatatatatatatatatatatatatatatatatatatatatatatatatatatatatatatatatatatatatatatatatacaaattgtcctaagcaggactcgaaGCTTCAACCTCCTGGTTGGAAGGGTCACCTCGATACCGTTGGCCCAATGGCTTTGCATTGTTGATCTTTTGTGGTTGTTAACGCTTGTTTCATTTTGTTTGGTACTTTGGTAGGTTTGCTGTTCATGATTCTGGCGACGAGTACCTCTCTTTGTACTATGGTTTTTGGTGATGTTATTTTTTTGGTGCTTTTTGTTATGAGTATTTGGatctttgggttttttttttttttttttttgtgtggtgGTTGCTGGATTTATTTACCGGTAGACTTTTTTTTTCAGGTTGTTATTTTATGACTTCTTGGTTCACCTAGCTGTCGGGCTTCTCTGCGACGTTATCTTGCCTTGAGTCTAGGTTGTGATGTGTTCTTTGTTGGTGGTCGATTCTTTGTTTACGGCTGTTTGCTCCGGAAGTTGGTCGGTAGACTGTCAGCCGATTTGTTGGGGGTGGCTTCCTAACATGATTAAAACCCAAGAATGGTTTAGTTTGTTTAGGTTGTTTGGTTGGATAGGGTTCGTTTGTTGGTTTACTTTGATATCGGGTGTACTTGTTGATTTTTGAATCGTTTATTGTTAATACGTTTTTTCgccaaaaaattaaataaaatagggACTATGAGTAAACTTGGCTTCCTAACATGATTAAAATCTTGTTACGGGTTCAAGTAATGAAATGAACACATATCGGAATAAGTTATCGTTTTGATGTGGTGGTTTCAAGTATTGAAATGAATTATTTGTAAATATTCGTAGATATTTGAGATATAAGTGTCTACTCTCATAAAATAAAAAATCACAATTATAACATGAATCATGCCTATTTACTGAAAAAATTATACTATAATGAGATAAAAAGTAACAGCTTAGGAGCATACAGTATCCCAAAAAGGAGCTGATTCGTACACCACTAGATTTTAGCCATACACTATTAAAGATACATTATAACATTGTAGTGTACAACACTGTAATGTATATTTGGTGGTGTATGACTAAATTTAGTGGTGTATGAATCAACCCCCATTTCAAAAGCTCCAAGGCTAGGAAAATGGTCCTAATAAAAAAGAtaagtaaaaataaataatttccgtaatgagataaaaaaataaaaaatcaaacaGTTTAGGAGCAAACAGTATTCGAGGAGTAATGTTATCCAACCCAAAGTTGGGGATATGGTCCGAACCTAGGGCCATGccatttctaaatgaatatatggTTAATTAAGAGACAATGGCTAGTATATGTCTACTGACAGAGTCATAGACAATAGACAGCACTCAACAAATAAAATAAACAACTTAGTGACCTATTTAGGCCACTTAAGTTGATGCGTAATTGTTAGTTTACCTAACTTTCAAACAATCTCGACCGGACGTCGGGGCTCATTTAATACGTTAATTAAATTAAATAGATTGATTAACAAGTTGAACGACTTTTTCATCTAAATCGTGTGTTGAATTGATTCTAATGGTAGTATGAATTAATATTATTAGCACACCGATGGTAGTAGGTAAGAGAAGAGAATAAATTAAAGAAAAATGATGATATTGCTAATTTACCTTCACATGCATTAGCATAACTGACATTTTTAACGGGCAGTTAACTAGAGAACCATCTGCGTTACAATTTTTAATAAAGAACCGTCCTTCTCACTGTTGTAAAAACTCGTTTAATCTCCGATTACTCATTTTTAAGAACAATTAGTTCCGTTttttcaaaatccgtttaattagtCGGTCAACGTGGATTGATGGTTTAAAATCGAATTTGTTAATCAAAGTCGGTCGGTCGTCAAAATTAGTCAACactttaacatgatattaaactagaactttagagtttttgaataaaataaaaaaattcagaCAATTATTTtaatgtttatgtttatgcttttcttctatatttacacatataattttttgaATTTATCATTTAATTGTATAATAAACTATTCAATTAATCGttgattaatccccgaattgccgattaattcttccaaagtcccgaccgattaatccccgaatagcgaattttgcaaccttggtccTAATTAAATTTCTTTATAGGATTAGTGAAGTCATTTGAGGTAAACCGTCGATGTGACtcataatatcaatatcattaaggGCCCGTTTGTTTTTTTCTTATTAAGTTCATTTGTCTGAACTAATATATGATGTCTGTGGGAAATAAGTGATGAAAAATAATTAGTGTTTGTTTTATGTACTGAATAACCGTCTGAATAATTGAATTTACTAAATTAACCCTGCATATGAGTAGTTATAATAGCAGTTACTAAAAAATGCGGACTCAATTAGAAATTCACATTTATTTGAGTTTTTTTTTCATTAAGACATGATTTATTTAATTAGTCAAAAACAAACACCTTCCATGACTTTCCATAATAAGTTTCACTCTATTAAGTCCATTAAATTAAAAACAAACATGGCCTAAGGTGCCTTTGGACATTCAAAGTAAAATATGCAATTAGTCTTATATACAGAACAGATGCAAAAAAAACAGTTATGTGAATATTGAGCAAAAATCATATCATAATAACTGATCAAAAATTTAGAATAACAGCTAAATACATCATCGTTTCAAAGCTAACCTCTCAAATATATGGATCATATACCTCTTCAGTTAACAGCAACTCATCACACACCACATAAATAACGACATTACAAAATATGTTCTTTATCTAGCCTCCGTTTATGTCGTGGTCATGTGTACTGCAACCCAAACGAAATGAAGGAGGGGAGTGAATACATGCCAACATTCAAAATTCCAGTTTTTGGTAAATATCAAAAGATATACGACACACTAGTAGCGAACAATATCTTGTAGGCACTCATAGAAGTGTGAAATTTCAATTGTTTCCTTGCCCGAGTATATAGCTTCTGCACTTCCACCTGATTCTCCCTGTGCCGCCATCTCAACCACCATATAAAGCCTCTTAATCGGCATCTGTAACACCAACCCAGAAACATGGTTAACTTTTGTTCATTCAAACTAGGTTAATATTCGACCAGGTTCCAG
The window above is part of the Rutidosis leptorrhynchoides isolate AG116_Rl617_1_P2 chromosome 1, CSIRO_AGI_Rlap_v1, whole genome shotgun sequence genome. Proteins encoded here:
- the LOC139886045 gene encoding ultraviolet-B receptor UVR8, translating into MGGDGLRSARFDDLPLHLILEILTSGGGLGGVDLVCLELSNKLFGGKHGLVSQNSKSLAEFAAFQSCGSHPVYVSLSHRAQDELLGRCGGNWKRVLRFLQSVHQSSDVVQTSSGNMQIRSGRYHTLLVKDSTVYSCGSSLCGVLGHGPETTQCVSFTPIKFPYPAHVTHVSASHNHAAFVTQSGEVFTCGDNSSFCCGHSDTNRPIFKPRLVEALKEVTCKKVATGVSFTVFLTIEGQVYTCGTNTNGQLGHGDTLDRPTPKLVESLVNAGPVVHIAAGPSYALAVTSDGTVYSFGSGTNFCLGHGEQHSEPRPRPLLWFRRKGIHVVRVSAGDEHVVALDSNGYVYTWGKGYCGALGHGDEIDKTTPELLIGLKNHRAVQVCASKRKTFVLVDNGSMYGFGWMGFGSLGFPDKGVSDKVLKPTKLYTLKDHHISQVSTGLYHSVVVTNRGRIFGFGDNERAQLGHDKVRDCRTPTEILVEESSDDTM